From the Macaca nemestrina isolate mMacNem1 chromosome 2, mMacNem.hap1, whole genome shotgun sequence genome, the window aagttATTAGTTTGAGTAAATTATAATAGTATTTAGTTGTGGAGTTACATATTTTATTCTGGGTGTCCTTATATTATCTATATGGCTCATTTTCAGAAATCCTCAGAAGAACAAATTGCTAAGCTACAGAAGCTTCATGAAAAGGAGCTGGCCAGAAAAGAGCAGGAACTGACCAAGAAGCTTCAGACCCGAGAAAGGGAATTTCAGGAGCAAATGAAAGTAGCTCTTGTAagtgcctattttttttttttctgctctagATATACTTCTCAGAGTTACAAAGTTATCATCCTCTCACCGTTGCATTCCAGTTAGAGGTCAGACTACTGGCAGCCTTGACGTTTGGGTATAAAGAGAGGATAGGGAGTAGGCAAGCTGTCAGAGCTTATTAGCTTGGtattatgtgaaaattaaatttactgATCTaacacactttctttctttctttttcttttttttttgagatagagtctcgctctatcgcctaggctggagtgcagtggtgagatctcggctcactgcagcctgcataatctccatctccccagttcaagtgattcccctgcctcagcctcacaagtagctgggactgcaggtgcacaccaccaagctcagctaatttttatttttttatttttagtagagatggggtttcaccatgttggccaggctggtcttgaactcctgacctcaagtgatccacccacattggcctcccaaattgttgggattacaggcgtgagcaactgtgcTTGGCcacactttctttttaaaacatttaaaaatttttaacaatttctttcaatatttataGTTCTCTTTCATTGTCAATATTCAGTATAATTAACACactttcattaagcagtttgttTTTCCGTCCCTCCCACCTGGCAGTCGGCTATGATTAGGGACAAGAAAAGGAGAAGATAGATTAATTGAACTAGTGACTGCATAATTCAAGAAGAGAGTGCATAATTCAAGAACAGTGTCAAAAATCTCATCAGACTGAGTGTACCCAGAGCTCAAGTCTGAGAAAATTTTGGCTGAGTTGTATTTTacagaataagaaataaaaatggccaagtaatttttattttaagtggaATAATTTCAGTACTAATTTTCAGTCCATATGATGGCTTAAAAAATagagttaaatttaaaaacttcctgaactaacaaaaaccagaaaagcaGATTGAGATTTTtgttgaaagattttttaaaatagcgtaatttgaaagtttaaaacaaaaaatatttttcttcacttatgaaaGCCTTTTACATAAGTTGCCATAAAAAAGTGTTAGTGACAAAAATGTAATACGTTTTTGTATGAAGTTATTATCCATAAGATAATATGTGTAACTCAAAAATGCTTTCAGTGTAAAAGGATAATAAATAGTATTTTAGATTTTAATCTTCTTTCTTACATATATTGTTGTTTTCACTCTTAGTTGCTTCTGGGGCCCCGAGAATTTCTAGCAGCAGTGATTCTTGAATTGAGTTAACAAGTTCTCTAACCTGCTTTGTGGGGGCACATGGATTTACAGTATGATTGGGTGTCTGTGGTCATGAAATTTACACATATGTGGCCACatacttgttttctttgttgatCCAGAAAAGAATTAAAGCATTTTACAAGAATACTTAACTGTAACAGTacaacataaattaaaaataggggcaaaaaattaaggaacaAAGTGGGAAATAAATAACACTAAAAATGCCTGTCACAAGGGCCTACTCTGAGTTTTCATGCTGGGGTAATTGACCTTTGGGGATACTGAGCCAGCCTTCATATACACATGTGTGGGTACCTGTGCCTGCCCTTTTCTTAATTCAGTGGACTATTAAAATTTCCTCCTTTATGGGCATAtagagatatatttaaaatatagtttacattaaataatatatttaagtggatattttaaaatcaatgctATGGAAACTAATATTTTCTTATCAACCTACTCATAATATGGTACAAAATCTTTCCTTAATTAAAGTAGTGCACTTTACTTGAGTACAGTGAACTGAAAGTATTGCCGTTGGCAATATCTGCTCTAAGCAATAGGTGTAGATAAGTACACTTGTCTTAATTGGAGTTCagttaagaaattaacatttaatatgTTAATCGACCGTTAAAAATACTCTCTAAAGCTTCTCTTCTCAAAACACTAAACACTTTAAATTGAATATTGATACATGGTAAGGACAATCAGAGAAGCTTTTAAGTATTAGTAGGGTGGTAGAACCAATGTAGCTTTGTTTTATAGATATTGTCTTGATCTTACCCATATATTGACAAGTAATCTTCTGATTTCAATTTGATTTTCCATGTGGGGTCCCTTTCTGAATGACGTATTTCTCACAAACTGTATAAACTTAAATCTGGTTTCTAGACCTAGAGTAGAAATACCGAACTCTGGTGACCTTTCAcattcagcagtgttttgtaaaaCATTTAAGTAGTGGAAAAATAGCAGACATAGTGGGGTTATTGGAACATAATTTTTCATATCAGTAATAATTGTGGCAATTACCCCACTGGAAAAACCATAGTGCCTTGTTTGTATAGATTAGAGCATGGGAGGAGAGAGATGATGACATTACCTATCCAACAGGGCTGGGTGCAGatcaaaagaaatgaatgatTCCTGGGGAAGTACTTTGTGAATGCTGAAGATTTATATGCATTTAAGGTGGTATTAATTATTTTTGGCACAGGAAAAGAGTCAATCAGAATATTTGAAGATCAGCCAAGAAAAAGAACAGCAAGAATCTTTGGCCCTAGAAGAGTTAGAGTTGCAGAAAAAAGCAATCCTCacagaaagtgaaaataaacttCGGGACCTTCAGCAAGAAGCAGAGACTTACAGAACTGTAAGTTTTAATGATACTCAGATTCTGGAGTTGTGAAACTATTTGCATATGAAAATTTGTTATCTCTCTAGTCAGTAAAAAGTTTCAAAGATTACTGGATTAGATTTATGTATACGTGCCCTTCATTTTTAGATAGTGTGAGCTATGCATGGGAGTGGATTTGGCTTTGGGCTCTGTTTATTACATGGTGCTCCTGGTTCTGCCTTTAGCTAGCTGTATTTCTGTCAGCCACTGAGTCTGCCGCTTTTCACTGACCCTGCAGCATCTCCATTGCATGCTCATCCTTGATGTCTAGGAAGTGGGCTCATTTTGTAGGCAGTACTTGTTCTGGCACCTTCCTGCTTGTCCAGGTTTATCTTATGCCATGTCCTGAACGTAATCCAGTCTCTGCTTATATCACAGTTTAATTACACTAGTGTGTTGTTTTGCATTTGGTTTCCCCAGTTTTTCCATACTAAACATAGTCCTGTAAtgaacatatttgtatatatgtctCAGAGTGTACATTTTAAAGACCCTGTCTGACCCTTTCCTTAGCAGTATTTGAAATGTACAACCTGTTTTGAAAACTGACGATGTTTAGACTTGTTAACTTTTTTCCTCTGATTTAGATAGTAAAACAGCCATACTTCTTACTCATAGTTCTAAACCATCCTTAGTTTTTCCATTACGAACACTTACAAAAGGTTCCATGGTGGGTGAAATGGACACTTAGGAGGCCTAGATCTTCTACTTgttagctttttaatttaattgtacTTTAATTTCATCACCTGTCTCATGAAGAGATTAGATTCAGTAATTCCTTAGGACCCTAGGACCTTTCCAGCTCTGACATTTTGTGGGTCTGCCTTACTTAACTCCTTCAGAGTCAAAATTACATTTTCATGAGATAATAATAATCTTTGTTAAAATTTGTGCAAGttccttctttttgaaaaaagaaagaaccttcTAAATGATAATTTTGAAGGTGGAAAAATCATACgttctttttcttctaaaattatgagaataataaaatagtatGTAGGCTGGAACTATGAGTTGGGTTAAGCatataatcttttcttttcttgtcttttttttgttgtttttttgtttgtttttcaagatagtcttgctttgttgcccaggctggagtgtagtggcacgatctcggctcactgcagccttcgcctcctgggttcaagggtccccaaccttagcctcccgagtagctgggactacagccgcacgctaccccgcctggctaatttttgtatttttttggtagagacggggctttaccatgttggccaggctgggtctcaaactcccggcttcaagtgatctactctccttggcctcccagactgctgggattacaggcgtgagccaccgtgcctggccataatcTTTTCTTTGTTATATGATTCCTTTAGTAATTGAGCACAGATTCTTTGTTCTTTCTAGTGTTTGGTATGATATGTTAAGctatttatgtaaattttgaTCTTCAGGTAGGTGGTAGACATCATGTCTGTGTATCATTGCTAATAGGTAAGTACGTACTTTAATAAAAATGCGTCTGTTTTTAATTAACAGAGAATTCTTGAATTGGAAAGTTCTTTGGAAAAAAgcttacaagaaaacaaaaatcagtcaAAAGATTTGGCTGTTCATCTGGAAGCTGAAAAAAATAAGCACAATAAGGAGATTACAGTCATGGTTGAAAAACACAAGACAGAATTGGAAAGCCTTAAGCATCAGCAGGATGCCCTTTGGACTGAAAAACTCCAAGTCTTAAAGCAACAATATCagacagaaatggaaaaacttaGGGAAAGGtgtgaacaagaaaaagaaacattgttGAAAGACAAAGAGATTCTCTTCCAGGCCCAcatagaagaaatgaatgaaaagactTTAGAAAAGCTTGACGTGAAACAAACAGAACTAGAATCATTATCTTCTGAACTGTCAGAGGTATTAAAAGCCCGTCACAAGCTAGAAGAGGAACTTTCTGTTCTGAAAGATCAAACAGATAAAATGAAGCAGGAATTAGAGGCCAAGATGGATAAACAGAAAAATCATCACCAGCAGCAAGTTGACAGTATCATTAAAGAACACGAGGTATCTATCCAGAGGACTGAGAAGGCATTAAAAGATCAAATTAATCAACTTGAGCTTCTGTTGAAGGAAAAGGACAAGCATTTGAAAGAGCATCAGACTCATGTAGAAAATTTAGAGGCAGATATTAAAAGGTCTGAAGGGGAACTCCAGCAGGCATCTACTAAGCTGGATGTTTTTCAGTCTTACCAGAGTGCCACACATGAGCAGACAAAAGCATATGAGGAACAGTTGGCCCAATTGCAGCAGAAGTTGTTGGATTTGGAAACAGAAAGAATTCTTCTTACCAAACAGGTAGCTGAAGTTGAAacacaaaagaaagatgtttgTACTGAGTTAGATGCTCACAAAATCCAGGTGCAGGACTTAATGCAGCAACTTGAAAAACAGAATAGTGAAATGGAGCAAAAGGTAAAATCTTTAACCCAAGTCTATGAGTCCAAACTTGAAGATAGTAACAGAGAAcagaaacagacaaaacaaatcttggtggaaaaggaaaatacgattttacaaatgagagaaggacagaagaaagaaattgagatACTCACACAGAAATTGTCAGCCAAGGAGGACAGTATTCATATTTTGAATGAGGAATatgaaaccaaatttaaaaaccaagaaaaaaagatggaaaaaattaagcagaaagcaaaggagatgcaagaaacattaaagaaaaaattactggATCAGGAAGCCAAACTTAAGAAAGAGCTTGAAAATACTGTTCTAGAACTtagtcagaaagaaaaacagtttaatGCCAAAATGCTGGAAATGGCACAGGCTAACTCAGCTGGAATCAGTGATGCAGTGTCAAGACTGGAAACAAACCAAAAGGAACAAATAGAAAGTCTTATGGAGGTTCATCAACGAGAACTCAATGATGTCATATCAATCTGGGAAAAGAAACTTAATCAGCAAGCTGAAGAACTTCAGGAAATACATGAAATCCAATTACAGGAAAAAGAACAAGAGGTAGCAGAACTGAAACAGAAGATCCTCCTATTTGGGTGTGAAAAAGAAGAGATGAACAAGGAAATAACATGGCTGAAGGAAGAAGGTGTTAAGCAGGATACAACATTAAATGAATTACAGGAACAGTTAAAGCAGAAGTCTGCCCATGTGAATTCTCTTGCACAAGATGAAACTAAACTGAAAGCCGACCTTGAAAAGCTGGAGGTTGACTTGAATAATTCTCTGAAGGAAAATACTTTTCTTCAAGAGCAGCTAGTTGAACTGAAGATGCTGGCAGAAGAAGATAAGCGGAAAGTTTCTGAGTTGACTAGCAAGTTGAAAACCACAGATGAAGAATTCCAGAGTTTGAAATCTTCACATGAAAGCAGTAACAAAAGCCTAGAGGACAAGAGCTTGGAATTTAAAAAACTGTCTGAGGAACTAGCGATTCAGCTAGATATTTGCTGTAAGAAAACCGAAGCCTTATTAGAAGCTAAAACAAATGAGCTAATCAACATTAGTAGTAGTAAAACTAATGCCATTCTCTCTAGGATTTCTCATTGTCAGCACCATACAACTAAAGTTAAGGAGGCACTGTTAATTAAAACTTGCACAGTTTCTGAATTAGAAGCACAGCTTAGACAGTTGACAGAGGAACAGAATGCACTAAATACTTCTTTTCAACAGGCTACTCATcagttagaagaaaaagaaaatcaaattaagaGCATGAAGGCTGATATTGAAAGTCTTGTAACAGAAAAGGAAGCCTTACAGAAGGAAGGAGGCAATCAGCAACAGGCTGCTTCTGAAAAGGAGTCTTGTATAACACAGTTGAAGAAAGAGTTGTCTGAAAACATCAATGCTGTCACATTGATGAAAGaagagcttaaagaaaaaaaaattgagattagCAGTCTTAGTAAACAACTAACTGATTTGAATGTTCAGCTTCAAAATAGTATCAGCCTATCCGAAAAAGAAGCAGCCATTTCATCACTAAGAAAGCAATATGATGAAGAAAAACATGAATTGCTGGATCAGGTGCAAGATTTATCTTTAAAAGTTGATACTCTGAGTAAAGAGAAAATTTCTGCTCTTGAGCAGGTAGATCACTGGTCCAATAAATTCTCAGAATGGAAGAAGAAAGCGCAGTCAAGATTTACACAGCATCAAAACACTATTAAAGATTTGCAGATTCAGCTTGAGTTAAAATCAAAGGAAGCTCATGAAAAGGATGAGAAGATAAATTTATTGAAGGAAGACCttgatcaacaaaataaaagatttgaTTGTTTAAGGGGTGAAATGGAAGACAAGAAGAGCAAGATGGAGAAAAAGGAGTGTAATTTAGAAACAGAGTTAAAGACTCAAACAGCAAGAATTATGGAATTAGAGGACCATATTACCCAGAAAACGATTGAAATAGAGTCCTTAAATGAAGTTCTTAAAAATTACAATCAACAAAAGGATATTGAACACAAAGAATTGGTTCAGAAACTTCAACATTTTCAAGAGTTAGGAGAGGAAAAGGACAACAAGGTTAAAGAAGCTGAAGAAAAAATCTTGACCCTTGAAAACCAAGTTTATTCCATGAAAGCTGAACTTGAAActaagaagaaagaattagaacATGTGAATTTAAGTGTGAAAAGCAAAGAGGAGGAGTTAAAGGCATTGGAAGATAGGCTTGAGTCAGAAAGTGCTGCAAAATTAGCAGAGTTGaagaaaaaagctgaacaaaAAATTGCTGCCATTAAGAAGCAGTTGTTATCTcaaatggaagagaaagaagagcagtATAAAAAAGGTACAGAAAGCCATTTGAGTGAGTTAAATACAAAATtgcaggaaagagaaagggaagttCACATCTTGGAAGAAAAACTTAAGTCAGTGGAAAGTTCACAATCAGAGACATTAATTGTACCCAGATCAGCAAAAAATGTGGCAGCATGTACTGAACAAGAAGCAGCAGATTCCCAAGGCTGTATGCAGAagacacatgaagaaaaaatcagtgttttacaaagaaatttaactgaaaaagaaaagctattgcCGCGGGTAGGGCAGGAAAAAGAAGAGACCATTTCTTCTCATTCTGAAATGCAGTGCAAATACCAGGAGCTCTTAATAAAGCTAGAACATGCTGAGGCAAAGCAACATGAAGATCAAGTTATGATAGGTCATCTTCAAGAAGaacttgaagaaaaaaacaagaaatattccTTGATAGTATCCCAGCATGTGGAAGAAGAAGGTAAAAATAACATACAGGCAAAGCAAAACTTGGAAAATGTGTTTGACGATGTCCAGAAAATCCTCCAGGAGAAGGAACTAACCTGTCAAATCTTGGAGCAAAAGATAAAAGAGCTGGATTCCTGCTTAGTAAGACAGAAAGAAGTACATAGAGTTGAAATGGAAGCGTTGAcctcaaaatatgaaaaattacagGCTTTACAACAGATGGATGGAAAAAATAAACCCACAGAATTTTTGGAAGAAAACACTGACGAAAAGTCCAAATCACATTTGGTCCAACCCAAATTGCTTAGTAACATGGAAGCCCAGCACAATGACCTGGAGTTTAAATTAGCAGGGGCAGAACGGGAGAAACAGAAACTGGGCAAGGAGATTGTTAGACTGCAGAAAGACCTTCGAATGTTGAGAAAGGAACATCAGCAAGAATTGGAAATACTAAAGAAAGAATATGaacaagaaagggaagagaaaatcaAGTAAGTTTTATATCAGCTTGAATATTTTTATGGCAATCCTTAATGAAGtctccttttttgtgtgtgtgtgcctaatacagttattttaaattatttgggtAAGTTTCACCAGCCCAAAGTATTAAACATAAATCCAGTATGTTAAATATGAGGAGAAGTACAAACAATTTAGGGCAAGTGACAGTGTTATTCCATGTCCATTTAGGGGAGAAAAACCTTTTCTTGTGTACAAGATTCTGGTTATTAGGGACATATccaagtaattattttcttttcgtTTCATTGTTTTTAGTCTTAGCAGTATTATTATATAACATAGatgtgttttgaaaaaaaattaaaatggaaaacaaaaaattctgtGGTCCCTAGGACCACTCCCTTAGAGGTAATCATAGTTGATGTGTCCTTCCAGAAGTGTTTTCTGTACCtggacacacaacacacacacacactctctctctctctctcaaaaatgttttcataCAGTGAACTCAATGCACTGTTTTGAAGACCAGGTAGTTCCTTGCAGCTTGTTCTTTGTGTGGCCACAGTTAACTGTAAAGTTTTGTTCCTCAGACAGGAGCAGGAAGATCTTGAACTGAAGCACAATTCCACATTAAAACAGCTGATGAGGGAGTTTAATACGCAGCTGGCACAAAAGGAGCAAGAGCTGGAAATGACcataaaagaaactatcagtaaGTAAAAGTTTAAGTTCCAGAAGGAACAATTATATCAGCAGAGGCTATAATTTAAGCTTATTGTTTTTGCACTTTGTGGTAAGTGCATTAAGTCATTAAACTGGAGAagaagaaatctttgcccaataACATTCTCTATTGGGAACCTGCCCTGCCTGGCAATGACTTACCTTAAGGAGAGGGGGAGCAGGTAAAACAATCGGAAAATATTAGCTAAATAATTACCTTGTAAAGACACTTTTGCTCAGGGAAAGGAAACGTTTGATCACTGTTGAGTTAGATGTCTCATTAAACATCTTACAAtgcttatataaaattaaatatcaaaattaattgGAATGAGAATTGTTACTGAAACTGAGATGTAAATATTAACTCTTGACTAATGTGTTTTCTTGCCtgtgtccatttttatttattagataaggcccaggaggtggaggccgaACTTTTAGAAAGCCATCAAGAAGAGACAAATcagttacttaaaaaaattgcTGAGAAAGATGATGATCTAAAACGAACAGCCAAAAGATATGAAGAAATCCTTGATGTTTGTACctcatttcttctctctcacttttGAAATTTAGCTGTAATAGATTTCGTGGTAGTGCCGAAGATttccttttcaaatgtgtttttttgaacgaaaagtggtttttttttttgactcagtATTATTCAAATTAGTACTGTTATATGCAGATTTATAAAGTTGAGTTGATTTCTGCCAGGATTGTAGTTTCCTGATGAGATTCTGCTAACCTGGCAGCACAGTCCCCTTGTTGCTAGTATTGAAGCAACAGTAGATACTAAAAGAAAGAATAGTTTCTTTCCCATCTGCCTCACAGAGTCTGACTGAACTGTGAGGGAACCAGACTAAAAATCAAGACCTTGTGCTTCAGTGAAGTCTAAGTAATGGGGTAGTGAGTGTATATTTAAATGTGGCTGCTTAACTTAGCTAGAATCTTTCTGGGAGGGCCAGTTAACTTTATCTCTACCCAGTATGTGGAGGTTGTATtggtctcaagagaaaaaaactgggaaaaaatggAATTTGTAAGCCAAATCTTTTATATTTAATGGAAGGTTATTTCAAAGTACTTACTCTACTTATGCCATGTTGCAATTTGTAGAATATGCCACTAATGCATTGCCATTAGCAAAATAAGATAAGCCCTGAAGATATACCATGAAGATAAATCATAAATGCTAGTTAGTACTTTGGActctaagaaaacattttcaggccgggcgcggtggctcaagcctgtaatcccagcactttgggaggccgaggcgggtggatcacgaggtcaggagatcgagactatcctggctaacatggtgaaaccccgtctctactaaaaaaatacaaaaaactagccgggcgtggtggcgggcgcctgtagtctcagctacttgggaggctgaggtgggagaatggcgtgaacccgggaggcggagcttgcagtgagccgagatcacgccactgcactccagcctgggagacacagcgagactccgtctcaaaaaaaataaataaataaaaaaaaaaaaaaaagaaaacattttcaaatgtaaCACAATATAAATTGTTTTTGGTTGGCTTACAGATTCTGTAGTTACTCTAAGCCTTATTTCACTATATGCTGAGAATCTTTTGGTGATTAAGAATTTATAAATCAAAGAATCATGCCTTAACTGACTATGTCAGCAGAAGTCTGAGTCAGGAACAGattctaataattattttaaatgtaattgaaaTGGCTAAAATTCCAAGATATAACACATACCTATAAATGCCACCTTTTATAATTCTTGAGCTTTATATATCATTATgaaaagatttaaataatttcACGTTTTCTTATACTTCCATAGAGGGTATATgtgctaagttttaaaaaacagtattatTTCTTGAATGCCTAGAGAATGTTGGAATTGGAAGATACAGTAAAGCTAGTTtagttctacttttttttttcttctgtttttgtttttcagaaggaAAAGCCAGCTCAGTATAGTTAAGTAATTTCGCTAAAACTACATAGTGAGTGGTAGAGCAGTGATTCTTCATTAGCTTTACACATTTTGTAAAAAAAGACTTCTTCCTAACAAAGGAACTTAGAGAAGTCAGTTATATATCATGGATAATTAAGTCAGGGAGATTCATTTGCAGGGAGTAAATTGTGCCATAGCTCTAGAATTCCCTTTTGTGAGCTATTTCTCTGTCTTGGGATGTGTGGGGTAGCAGATGGTAGACTTTTCTAGAGTCATGACAGACCTTTTAGGTAGAAGGTGAGGGAACAAAGAGACAGGTTACTGTATACCCTTTGACATGGTTCTTCCTTAAAAAATCTGCTGTATTTTAGGGAAGTTAATGAAATTGTCCTTCAAACTTCAGGCTTAGAGTAGTAGAGCAAGTGGACAGGAAGTGGAGGGTGGGCAAGGGATTGGCATGGACTCTTTTCCAAGTTCCTTCCTGTGCCTTGGACCAGCACTGCCTTtggaaatataatgcaagccagccaggcacggtggctcatgcctgtaattccagcactttgggaggctgaggtgggtggatcacctgaagttaggagttcaagaccagcctggccaacatggtgaaaccccatctctactaaaaatacaaaaaatttgccagatgtggtgtcatgtgcttgtaatcccagctgctcaagagggtgaggcaggagagtcgcttgaacctgggaggcggaggttgcagtgagccgagattgtgccacagcactccagcctgggcgacagagactccatctcaaaaaaaaaaaaaagcaagccacagatgtgagccatattgtaatttgaaattttctagtagacacatttaagaaaaaaaggaaacaggtaaacttaattttaatattatctgCTACCAATGCAATATAACCAAAATagtatcatttcaacatgtagtcaatattaaaaatatatacatacatataaattctttgaaattcaCTGTGTTTTTACATTTCATCTCAATTTGGAATAGCAACATTTCAAGTTCTCACTGTCCACAGTTTTAGggtagctagtggctaccatattgaacaGTATAGCCTTAGACTTTCAGCTGCCAGGACTTAGGACTGACTTTGTAATTAAATAGCCAGTCCCCATCCAGATATCCCCAGATATACCTTATcctgaagaaatttttttaaaaatgcaaatactaCTAAAAAGGGCTATTAGCAGTTCTCAGCAAACACCATATTGCTTTGATTCAAAGACATAGTCTCTATGACTCTCTCATTTAGAAATTTCTGGGATTGGAATTTCGTATGGGATTTGTATGTATTATGTAGTAGTGTTTTTTACCCCTTAAAAGCTATTATCAGATTGGTGATTTGTCTCAGTGATGACATTGTAGAATGCTGCATTTTTGTCACCTATTAAAATAATTCTGTGATTTGTTAA encodes:
- the LOC105480182 gene encoding golgin subfamily A member 4 isoform X6; translation: MFKKLKQKISEEQQQLQQALAPGQASSNSSTPTRTRSRTSSFTEQLDEGTPNRENASTHASKSPDSVNGSEPSIPQKLQLRVPSVESLFRSPIKESLFRSSSKESLVRTSSRESLNRLDLDSSTANFDPPSDMDSEAEDLVGNSDSLNKEQLIQRLRRMERSLSSYRGKYSELVTAYQMLQREKKKLQGILSQSQDKSLRRIAELREELQMDQQAKKHLQEEFDASLEEKDQYISVLQTQVSLLKQRLRNGPMNVDVLKPLPQLEPQAEFLTKEENPESDVEPVVEDGTSAKTLETLQQRVKRQENLLKRCKETIQSHKEQCTLLTSEKEALQEQLDERLQELEKIKDLHMAEKTKLITQLRDAKNLIEQLEQDKGMVIAETKRQMHETLEMKEEEIAQLRSRIKQMTTQGEELREQKEKSERAAFEELEKALSTAQKTEEARRKLKAEMDEQIKTIEKTSEEERISLQKELSRVKQEVVDVMKKSSEEQIAKLQKLHEKELARKEQELTKKLQTREREFQEQMKVALEKSQSEYLKISQEKEQQESLALEELELQKKAILTESENKLRDLQQEAETYRTRILELESSLEKSLQENKNQSKDLAVHLEAEKNKHNKEITVMVEKHKTELESLKHQQDALWTEKLQVLKQQYQTEMEKLRERCEQEKETLLKDKEILFQAHIEEMNEKTLEKLDVKQTELESLSSELSEVLKARHKLEEELSVLKDQTDKMKQELEAKMDKQKNHHQQQVDSIIKEHEVSIQRTEKALKDQINQLELLLKEKDKHLKEHQTHVENLEADIKRSEGELQQASTKLDVFQSYQSATHEQTKAYEEQLAQLQQKLLDLETERILLTKQVAEVETQKKDVCTELDAHKIQVQDLMQQLEKQNSEMEQKVKSLTQVYESKLEDSNREQKQTKQILVEKENTILQMREGQKKEIEILTQKLSAKEDSIHILNEEYETKFKNQEKKMEKIKQKAKEMQETLKKKLLDQEAKLKKELENTVLELSQKEKQFNAKMLEMAQANSAGISDAVSRLETNQKEQIESLMEVHQRELNDVISIWEKKLNQQAEELQEIHEIQLQEKEQEVAELKQKILLFGCEKEEMNKEITWLKEEGVKQDTTLNELQEQLKQKSAHVNSLAQDETKLKADLEKLEVDLNNSLKENTFLQEQLVELKMLAEEDKRKVSELTSKLKTTDEEFQSLKSSHESSNKSLEDKSLEFKKLSEELAIQLDICCKKTEALLEAKTNELINISSSKTNAILSRISHCQHHTTKVKEALLIKTCTVSELEAQLRQLTEEQNALNTSFQQATHQLEEKENQIKSMKADIESLVTEKEALQKEGGNQQQAASEKESCITQLKKELSENINAVTLMKEELKEKKIEISSLSKQLTDLNVQLQNSISLSEKEAAISSLRKQYDEEKHELLDQVQDLSLKVDTLSKEKISALEQVDHWSNKFSEWKKKAQSRFTQHQNTIKDLQIQLELKSKEAHEKDEKINLLKEDLDQQNKRFDCLRGEMEDKKSKMEKKECNLETELKTQTARIMELEDHITQKTIEIESLNEVLKNYNQQKDIEHKELVQKLQHFQELGEEKDNKVKEAEEKILTLENQVYSMKAELETKKKELEHVNLSVKSKEEELKALEDRLESESAAKLAELKKKAEQKIAAIKKQLLSQMEEKEEQYKKGTESHLSELNTKLQEREREVHILEEKLKSVESSQSETLIVPRSAKNVAACTEQEAADSQGCMQKTHEEKISVLQRNLTEKEKLLPRVGQEKEETISSHSEMQCKYQELLIKLEHAEAKQHEDQVMIGHLQEELEEKNKKYSLIVSQHVEEEGKNNIQAKQNLENVFDDVQKILQEKELTCQILEQKIKELDSCLVRQKEVHRVEMEALTSKYEKLQALQQMDGKNKPTEFLEENTDEKSKSHLVQPKLLSNMEAQHNDLEFKLAGAEREKQKLGKEIVRLQKDLRMLRKEHQQELEILKKEYEQEREEKIKQEQEDLELKHNSTLKQLMREFNTQLAQKEQELEMTIKETINKAQEVEAELLESHQEETNQLLKKIAEKDDDLKRTAKRYEEILDAREEEMTTKVMDLQTQLEELQKKYQQKLEQEENPGNDNVTITELQTQLAQKTTLISDSKLKEQEFREQIHNLEDRLKKYEKNVYATTVGTPYKGGNLYHTDVSLFGEPTEFEYLRKVLFEYMMGRETKTMAKVITTVLKFPDDQTQKILEREDARLMFTSPRSGIF